The following DNA comes from Gammaproteobacteria bacterium.
CCGACGGCATCCGCGAAGCCATCGATTCGAGCTGCGGATCGAAAACCTGCTCTAAGCGCCGCATCAGCGCATGCGTGCGTTCAGCATCCAACCGCCGCAGGATCCCTTGCACGTGCACCGCGACGAAATTCCAGGTTGGCACATTGACCGCCGGGTCAGGGTACCAGCGCGGCGAGACGTAGGCGTGCGGCCCCTGGAAGATCGCCACGGCATCGCTGGCCTCCAAGTGCTCGACCTGCGGATTGGCCTTTGCGACATGCCCGATCAACACATCGCCGCCGTCCCGCCCCTCGAACAGCAGCGGCAGATGCGAGATCTGCGGGGCGTCCTTTCCCTGCGTCAGCAGAACCACGAACGGATACCGATCGATCAGCCGCCGCGCATCGTCCTGGCTTCCGGCGAACGCGCTGGGAATGTAGGTCGCCATGGCTTCATTGCGTGAACGTCAACAGACCCTAGAACGGCAGGTCGGTCAGCGGCGACGACGCAGAAGCGTAGCGGCGGCGCGGCATGCGTCCCGCCAGGAACGCTTCACGCCCCGCCTCGATGCCCTTCTTCATCGCCGAGGCCATCAGCACCGGATCGCGTGCTTCGGCTATCGCGGTATTCATCAGCACGCCGTCGCAGCCCAGCTCCATCGCCACGGCCGCATCCGAAGCGGTACCGACGCCGGCATCGACCAGAATCGGCACGCTCGCGTTCTCGACGATGCCCAGCACGTTGTACTTGTTCTGGATACCCAGACCGGAACCGATCGGTGCCGCCAGCGGCATCACCGCGACACAGCCGATCTCCTCCAGGCGCTTGGCGATGATCGGATCGTCGCTGGTGTAGACCATCACGTCGAAACCGTCGGCCACCAGCGTGCGTGCCGCCTCCAGCGTGGCCGGAACGTCTGGATACAGGGTCTTCGGATCGCCCAGCACTTCGAGCTTGACCAGCTTGTGCCCGTCCAGCAGTTCGCGCGCCAGCCGGCAGGTGCGCACCGCGTCCTCGGCGGTGTAGCAACCGGCCGTGTTCGGCAGGATGGTGTAACGATCCGGCG
Coding sequences within:
- a CDS encoding FMN-binding negative transcriptional regulator yields the protein MATYIPSAFAGSQDDARRLIDRYPFVVLLTQGKDAPQISHLPLLFEGRDGGDVLIGHVAKANPQVEHLEASDAVAIFQGPHAYVSPRWYPDPAVNVPTWNFVAVHVQGILRRLDAERTHALMRRLEQVFDPQLESMASRMPSARRVALLGGIVGFELAIRQVDVKLKLSQNKSAADREGVIAGLRGENQEELLSWMLL
- a CDS encoding thiazole synthase, coding for MDVRVTQSPLVIAGREYRSRLLVGTGKYKDLDETRRAIEASGAEIVTVAVRRTNLGQNPDEPNLLDVLPPDRYTILPNTAGCYTAEDAVRTCRLARELLDGHKLVKLEVLGDPKTLYPDVPATLEAARTLVADGFDVMVYTSDDPIIAKRLEEIGCVAVMPLAAPIGSGLGIQNKYNVLGIVENASVPILVDAGVGTASDAAVAMELGCDGVLMNTAIAEARDPVLMASAMKKGIEAGREAFLAGRMPRRRYASASSPLTDLPF